In Phreatobacter stygius, a genomic segment contains:
- a CDS encoding YadA family autotransporter adhesin, whose translation MSVVVRPRLVALLLSGAAVGLAWAPQRAAAQFVCADATAYAGGSTATAISSVACGTNNIASGSAALVIGTSSQATGSNSIALGAGAAASAQNSSAIGYLSTASGVSGLAFGANSQASQDYSMAFGASSVASGTYGSAFGTNSRASGAYGTAVGYRSAATAVTSSAFGYNSQASGSDSSAIGAGSVSTGSDGSAFGHSSVASGAGSSAIGAYATASGTTSGAFGYSSTVTGDNGTAVGAFASVSGTNGTSIGAYASATGNNSSAIGYESTAGGINSNAIGYSSTASGNNSIAVGTDASATGSSSQAFGTYAWASGSVSLAVGYNSVASNSHTAAVGSWAQATGAYGNAFGTMATASGHMSLAVGYNSLAAGANAMAIGASASSPGTNSSALGYASAAIGANSVALGANSRTTGSSSVALGAGSVAAEANTISVGSTGNERRIVNVAAGTLSATSTDAVNGSQLYAANSALAQMLGVSLTGGGTFGTPGYTIGGTSYTNLSTAFAAVDSTLSSHGTSISSLQSTVSSLTALAAYVRVNSSAAAAVASGSEAVAMGGGARAAGNAATAVGANSTASGVNASAFGASASASGLNATALGTGATASGGAAFAGGSGALASGDHALALGTGAQATEAGAVAIGLSASSTGTNAIAIGAGASATGSVAVGVQASAANGGSAYGDYATATATGATAIGRSASAAVTNGTALGSGASVTAANAVALGAGSVASAANTVSVGSSGNERRITHVAAGVTATDAVNVSQLNAATSGLQSQISGMQDQIATNRTEARRGIAAASALAVAMTPSAPGKTTITMNVGFFRGETGIGLAVAHRLNLDLPYKTIIHGSYANGGGNTHIGRVGAALEF comes from the coding sequence GTGTCCGTCGTTGTTCGCCCACGTCTTGTCGCTCTTCTGCTGTCCGGGGCCGCCGTCGGTCTGGCCTGGGCGCCGCAACGGGCCGCGGCGCAGTTCGTCTGCGCCGACGCGACCGCCTATGCCGGCGGGTCGACCGCGACGGCCATCTCTTCGGTTGCCTGCGGAACCAATAATATCGCATCCGGCAGCGCCGCCCTTGTCATCGGCACCAGCAGCCAGGCGACGGGCAGCAACAGCATAGCTCTCGGCGCCGGCGCCGCGGCGAGCGCCCAGAACAGCAGCGCCATCGGCTATCTCAGCACGGCCAGCGGTGTCAGCGGCCTGGCCTTCGGGGCGAACAGCCAGGCGAGCCAGGACTACAGCATGGCCTTCGGGGCGAGCAGCGTGGCGAGCGGCACCTATGGCTCGGCCTTCGGGACGAACAGCCGAGCGAGCGGCGCCTATGGCACGGCCGTCGGCTACCGCTCCGCCGCGACCGCCGTCACCAGCAGCGCCTTTGGTTACAACAGCCAGGCGAGCGGCTCCGACAGTTCCGCCATCGGCGCCGGGTCGGTCTCGACTGGCAGCGATGGCAGCGCCTTCGGCCATTCCAGCGTGGCGAGCGGCGCTGGAAGTTCCGCCATCGGTGCTTATGCGACCGCCTCGGGCACCACCAGCGGCGCCTTCGGCTATTCCAGCACGGTAACCGGGGACAACGGCACCGCCGTCGGCGCCTTCGCGTCGGTGTCCGGTACCAACGGCACGTCCATCGGCGCCTACGCTTCGGCGACCGGTAACAACAGCAGCGCCATCGGCTATGAGAGCACGGCCGGCGGCATCAACAGCAACGCCATCGGCTATTCCAGCACGGCCAGCGGAAACAACAGCATAGCGGTCGGCACCGATGCGTCGGCTACCGGCTCTTCCAGCCAGGCCTTCGGCACCTATGCATGGGCGAGCGGCAGCGTCAGTCTGGCGGTGGGCTACAACAGCGTGGCGTCGAACTCCCATACGGCCGCGGTCGGTTCCTGGGCGCAGGCGACCGGCGCCTATGGCAACGCCTTCGGCACCATGGCGACGGCGTCCGGCCACATGAGCCTGGCGGTGGGCTATAACAGCCTCGCGGCGGGCGCCAATGCGATGGCGATCGGCGCCTCCGCGTCGTCGCCCGGCACCAACAGCAGCGCCCTCGGCTACGCCAGCGCCGCGATCGGCGCCAACAGCGTCGCCCTCGGTGCAAATTCCAGGACGACCGGCAGCAGCAGTGTCGCCCTCGGCGCAGGCTCGGTCGCCGCGGAGGCGAACACGATCTCGGTCGGCTCGACCGGCAATGAGCGGCGCATCGTCAATGTCGCCGCCGGCACGCTCTCGGCGACCAGCACCGATGCGGTCAATGGCAGCCAGCTTTATGCCGCCAACAGCGCCCTGGCGCAGATGCTGGGCGTCTCGCTCACCGGCGGCGGCACCTTCGGCACGCCGGGCTACACGATCGGCGGCACCAGCTACACGAACCTTTCCACGGCCTTCGCGGCTGTTGATTCGACCCTGTCGAGCCACGGCACCTCGATCTCCAGCCTGCAGAGCACGGTGAGTTCCCTGACGGCGCTCGCCGCCTATGTGCGGGTCAATTCCTCGGCAGCAGCGGCCGTTGCCTCGGGCAGTGAGGCGGTGGCGATGGGTGGCGGCGCGCGCGCGGCCGGCAATGCCGCCACCGCGGTCGGCGCCAACAGCACGGCGAGCGGCGTCAATGCCTCCGCCTTCGGTGCTTCGGCCTCGGCATCCGGCCTCAACGCCACCGCGCTCGGCACCGGCGCGACGGCCTCTGGCGGGGCGGCCTTCGCCGGCGGCTCCGGCGCCCTTGCCAGCGGCGACCATGCGCTGGCGCTGGGCACCGGCGCCCAGGCAACCGAGGCCGGCGCCGTCGCCATCGGCCTTTCCGCTTCGTCGACGGGTACCAACGCCATCGCCATCGGCGCCGGCGCCTCGGCCACGGGTTCGGTCGCGGTCGGCGTGCAGGCGAGCGCGGCCAATGGCGGTTCCGCTTATGGCGACTATGCGACGGCCACCGCCACCGGCGCGACGGCGATCGGCCGCAGCGCCTCGGCGGCGGTGACCAACGGCACGGCGCTCGGTTCCGGCGCGAGCGTGACCGCGGCCAATGCCGTGGCGCTCGGCGCCGGCTCCGTCGCCAGCGCGGCGAATACGGTCTCGGTCGGCTCCTCCGGCAATGAGCGGCGCATCACCCATGTGGCCGCCGGGGTTACCGCCACCGATGCGGTGAATGTCAGCCAGCTCAATGCCGCGACCTCGGGCCTCCAGTCGCAGATCAGCGGCATGCAGGATCAGATCGCCACCAACCGGACCGAAGCACGGCGCGGCATCGCCGCGGCCTCGGCATTGGCCGTTGCCATGACGCCTTCGGCGCCCGGCAAGACCACCATCACCATGAATGTCGGCTTCTTCCGTGGCGAGACCGGCATCGGGCTTGCCGTGGCCCATCGGCTCAATCTCGATTTACCCTACAAGACGATCATCCATGGCAGCTACGCCAATGGCGGCGGCAACACCCATATCGGCCGCGTCGGCGCCGCCCTCGAATTCTGA
- a CDS encoding transaldolase, translating to MPVLADLKVKLYTDGAEKASILEMVQKPWIQGFTTNPSLLKKAGVVDYAAYAKDLVAAVPNHHISFEVFSDDLKEMEAQARVIATWGKNVYVKLPVTNTAGVPLYDVIHKLSHEGVKINFTALYTEAQVKASVDALRGGAPSIISVFAGRLGDAGHDYMPVMKYAVGLARGTDTIEVIWASTREVWNVLEADRIGCHIITAPADILKKLEGLGRAPEDISLDTVKGFRTDALAAGLTLQV from the coding sequence ATGCCGGTGCTGGCGGATCTCAAGGTGAAACTCTACACCGACGGGGCGGAAAAGGCCTCGATCCTGGAAATGGTGCAGAAGCCGTGGATCCAGGGCTTCACCACCAACCCCTCGCTCCTGAAAAAGGCCGGCGTGGTCGATTATGCGGCCTATGCCAAAGACCTGGTGGCGGCGGTGCCGAACCATCACATTTCCTTCGAAGTGTTCTCCGACGACCTGAAGGAAATGGAAGCCCAGGCCCGCGTCATCGCCACCTGGGGCAAGAATGTCTATGTCAAGCTGCCGGTGACCAATACGGCGGGCGTGCCGCTCTACGACGTCATCCATAAGCTGTCGCACGAGGGCGTGAAGATCAATTTCACCGCGCTCTATACCGAAGCCCAGGTGAAGGCCTCGGTCGATGCGCTGCGCGGCGGCGCGCCGTCGATCATCTCGGTGTTCGCCGGCCGTCTCGGCGACGCCGGCCACGACTATATGCCGGTCATGAAATATGCGGTCGGGCTTGCCCGCGGCACCGACACGATCGAGGTCATCTGGGCCTCCACCCGCGAGGTCTGGAACGTGCTGGAGGCCGACCGCATCGGCTGCCACATCATCACCGCGCCGGCAGATATCCTGAAGAAGCTCGAAGGCCTCGGCCGGGCGCCGGAGGACATCTCGCTCGACACCGTCAAGGGGTTCCGCACGGACGCGCTGGCCGCGGGCCTGACGCTGCAGGTCTAG
- a CDS encoding IS4 family transposase — protein sequence MRLTRLLRNPAVTVEEMAATAQERTAERCIGRPVLAIQDTTSIKSSGGGGLMLHAMIAVDAEDGAILGLAHAQFMSRDKGLRGERKSRPLAAKESRRWLEGGEDAARIGALARSVTVIADREGDIFEAFARRPKDIELLVRAAQDRSLGDGGRLFATVDALPEAGRTLLDLPAKPGRKARQARLAVRFMAAQLARPKAGTPGLEALPASVGMTLVDIREVDPPAGEPAVHWRLLISRAVRDITEALAVAELYRRRWAIEQLFRTLKTQGYDIEGLRIAEDVPRLKLVMAALVAAVSVQQLVHARDGASPQTPLRPLTDAFQPEDQPLLEALSAKLEGKTQRQKNPHPKGSLAFAAWVCARLGGWTGYYGKPGPMVMLQGWLSFYDAKQGWDALAQAKDV from the coding sequence ATGCGCCTGACCCGTTTGCTGCGCAATCCGGCGGTGACGGTCGAAGAGATGGCGGCGACGGCGCAAGAGCGCACGGCGGAACGGTGTATCGGCCGGCCGGTGCTGGCGATCCAGGACACCACCAGCATCAAGTCGAGCGGCGGCGGTGGGCTTATGTTGCATGCGATGATCGCGGTGGATGCCGAGGACGGCGCCATCCTGGGGTTGGCGCATGCTCAATTCATGAGCCGCGACAAAGGCTTGCGTGGGGAGCGGAAATCCCGCCCATTGGCGGCGAAAGAGAGCCGGCGCTGGCTGGAAGGGGGCGAAGACGCGGCCAGGATCGGGGCGCTGGCTCGTAGCGTGACGGTGATCGCCGATCGCGAGGGCGATATCTTCGAGGCCTTTGCACGACGCCCGAAGGACATCGAGCTTCTGGTCAGGGCGGCCCAAGATCGCAGCCTCGGCGATGGCGGTCGGCTGTTTGCCACCGTGGATGCCTTGCCTGAGGCCGGCCGGACCCTGCTGGACCTGCCGGCCAAGCCCGGCCGCAAGGCGCGCCAGGCGCGACTGGCGGTCCGCTTCATGGCGGCGCAATTGGCACGTCCCAAGGCCGGCACACCAGGACTTGAGGCCCTGCCGGCGAGCGTCGGCATGACGCTGGTCGATATCCGCGAAGTCGATCCACCGGCGGGCGAGCCGGCGGTTCACTGGCGGCTCTTGATCTCGCGCGCGGTCCGCGACATCACCGAAGCCCTGGCGGTGGCCGAGCTCTACCGGCGTCGTTGGGCCATCGAGCAGTTGTTCCGCACCCTGAAGACCCAGGGCTACGACATCGAAGGCCTGCGCATCGCCGAGGATGTGCCCCGTCTCAAGCTGGTCATGGCAGCGCTGGTGGCCGCGGTCAGCGTCCAGCAACTCGTCCATGCTCGTGACGGCGCATCGCCTCAGACCCCGCTCAGGCCGCTCACCGATGCCTTCCAGCCGGAAGATCAGCCCTTGCTCGAGGCGCTCTCGGCCAAGCTGGAGGGCAAGACCCAGCGGCAGAAGAATCCACACCCCAAGGGCTCGCTCGCCTTTGCCGCCTGGGTTTGCGCAAGGCTCGGTGGCTGGACCGGATATTACGGCAAGCCTGGCCCGATGGTCATGCTACAGGGCTGGCTATCCTTCTACGATGCCAAGCAGGGATGGGACGCTCTCGCCCAGGCAAAAGATGTGTGA
- the murJ gene encoding murein biosynthesis integral membrane protein MurJ — protein MIRSIFSVSALTLVSRVIGFVRDLMLANFLGASAISDAFNVAFRIPNHFRSIFAEGAFNAAFVPAFAKVAAQRGQDAALVFADRIFAYLMLAQLVLLGAALVFMPAVVSLLAPGFVGDPARFGLAVELTRITFPYLAFISLVVLLGGVLNAVGRFAAPAATAILLNLAMIGTLLLSGYFPTAGHAVAWGVLISGVLQFLLVAADALRANVMLEFRLPKVTPEVKQFWTTFVPAAAGSAGSQIAVFADTIIASFLVEGAITWLYFADRMNQLPIGVIAVAVGTVLLSEMSRRIAAGDEAGARHAQLRAIELTLVFTLPAVAAFMILPETLMGALFVHGKFTAADALQSARALSAYAFGLAAFVLIRAFTVTFHSRGDTRTPVIAMVVAILINIGLKLVLMQPLGHVGLALATGVGAWINLILLGWFARRQGLIGLDDRAKRVLPRLFIAFATLSAVLLGGSYGLKSLIGTGGGADRIALVVLMALGALAYGGALIVLFGREFIPELKRLRRGVGATEG, from the coding sequence TTGATCAGGAGCATCTTCTCGGTCTCGGCCCTGACGCTGGTGAGCCGCGTCATCGGTTTCGTTCGCGACCTGATGCTCGCCAATTTTCTCGGCGCCAGCGCGATCTCCGACGCCTTCAACGTGGCGTTCCGGATCCCCAACCATTTCCGCTCGATCTTTGCCGAAGGCGCCTTCAACGCCGCCTTCGTGCCGGCTTTCGCCAAGGTCGCGGCGCAGCGCGGGCAGGACGCGGCGCTGGTCTTCGCCGACCGGATCTTCGCCTATCTGATGCTAGCGCAGCTGGTGCTTTTGGGGGCAGCCCTGGTGTTCATGCCCGCGGTGGTGTCGCTGCTGGCGCCGGGTTTCGTCGGCGACCCCGCGCGTTTCGGGCTTGCCGTCGAGCTGACCCGCATCACCTTTCCCTACCTCGCCTTCATCTCGCTGGTGGTGCTGCTCGGCGGCGTCCTGAACGCGGTCGGGCGGTTCGCGGCGCCGGCGGCGACCGCCATCCTGCTCAATCTCGCGATGATCGGCACGCTCCTGCTGTCGGGTTATTTCCCGACCGCCGGCCACGCGGTCGCCTGGGGCGTCCTGATCTCCGGCGTGCTGCAGTTCCTGCTGGTCGCGGCGGATGCCTTGCGCGCCAACGTCATGCTGGAATTCCGGCTGCCCAAGGTGACACCCGAGGTCAAGCAGTTCTGGACCACTTTCGTGCCGGCGGCGGCCGGTTCCGCCGGCAGCCAGATCGCCGTCTTCGCCGACACGATCATCGCGAGCTTCCTGGTCGAGGGCGCGATCACCTGGCTCTATTTCGCCGACCGGATGAACCAGCTGCCGATCGGCGTCATCGCGGTGGCGGTCGGCACCGTGCTCCTGTCGGAAATGAGCCGGCGGATCGCCGCCGGCGACGAGGCCGGCGCGCGCCACGCGCAGCTGCGCGCCATCGAGCTGACCCTGGTGTTCACGCTGCCGGCGGTCGCCGCCTTCATGATCCTGCCGGAAACGCTGATGGGCGCCCTGTTCGTCCACGGCAAGTTCACCGCCGCCGACGCCCTGCAATCGGCCCGCGCGCTCTCGGCCTATGCCTTCGGGCTCGCCGCCTTCGTGCTGATCCGCGCCTTCACGGTGACCTTCCATTCGCGCGGCGACACCCGCACGCCGGTCATTGCCATGGTCGTCGCCATCCTGATCAATATCGGGCTGAAGCTCGTGCTGATGCAGCCGCTCGGCCATGTCGGCCTGGCGCTGGCCACCGGCGTGGGGGCCTGGATCAATCTCATCCTGCTCGGCTGGTTCGCCAGGCGGCAGGGCCTGATCGGCCTGGACGACCGGGCCAAACGTGTGCTGCCGCGCCTGTTCATCGCCTTCGCCACGCTCTCAGCCGTGCTGCTCGGCGGCTCCTATGGCCTGAAAAGCCTGATCGGCACCGGCGGCGGCGCCGACCGCATCGCGCTGGTCGTGCTCATGGCGCTCGGCGCGCTCGCTTATGGCGGTGCGCTGATCGTGCTGTTCGGCCGCGAGTTCATCCCCGAGCTGAAGCGGTTGAGAAGGGGCGTGGGCGCCACCGAGGGGTAG
- a CDS encoding Gfo/Idh/MocA family protein, which translates to MTKIQDGGASLRVGVIGCGVMGKNHARVFSELTGVTLVGVADPDVEQVEFVTSRLGCGGFASLDALLDAGIDALTIAAPTQLHTPIALQAIARGVHVLVEKPIAQLVEEGTRIIDAAAKAGVTLMVGHVERFNPAVQSIKEALAGEDILSIQITRVGPFPPRMSDIGVVIDLAVHDIDLIRWFTGSEIAEIQPQTNSIHAAREDIALLQFRTASGVLAHINTNWLTPFKARTVHVATRNKYITGDLITRQVTECFDYKPDGSYSMRHLSVAYAEPLRAELVAFVEAVRSKSAPVVGGADGLASLDIAMRCLGERPASQPKRVAGLRG; encoded by the coding sequence ATGACCAAGATCCAGGACGGCGGGGCATCGCTGCGCGTAGGCGTTATCGGCTGCGGCGTGATGGGCAAGAACCACGCCCGGGTCTTCTCCGAACTCACCGGCGTCACCCTGGTCGGCGTCGCCGATCCCGATGTCGAACAGGTCGAATTCGTCACCAGCCGGCTCGGCTGCGGCGGTTTTGCGAGCCTGGATGCCCTGCTCGATGCCGGCATCGACGCGCTGACCATTGCCGCTCCCACCCAGCTGCACACGCCGATCGCGCTTCAAGCCATTGCCCGCGGCGTCCATGTGCTGGTCGAAAAGCCGATCGCCCAGTTGGTCGAGGAAGGCACCCGCATCATCGACGCGGCGGCGAAGGCCGGCGTGACCTTGATGGTCGGCCATGTCGAGCGGTTCAACCCGGCGGTCCAGTCGATCAAGGAGGCGCTCGCCGGCGAGGACATCCTGTCGATCCAGATCACCCGGGTCGGGCCGTTCCCGCCGCGCATGTCGGATATCGGCGTGGTCATCGATCTCGCCGTGCACGACATCGACCTGATCCGCTGGTTCACCGGTTCGGAAATCGCCGAGATCCAGCCGCAGACCAATTCGATCCATGCGGCGCGCGAGGACATCGCGCTGTTGCAGTTCCGCACCGCGTCCGGCGTGCTCGCCCATATCAATACGAACTGGCTGACGCCGTTCAAGGCGCGCACCGTGCATGTCGCCACCCGCAACAAATATATCACCGGCGACCTGATCACCCGCCAGGTCACCGAGTGTTTCGACTACAAACCCGACGGCAGCTATTCCATGCGCCACCTGTCGGTGGCTTATGCCGAGCCGCTGCGCGCCGAACTGGTCGCTTTTGTTGAGGCCGTGCGCAGCAAGTCCGCGCCGGTTGTCGGCGGCGCCGACGGCCTTGCCAGCCTCGACATCGCCATGCGCTGCCTCGGCGAGCGCCCGGCGTCGCAGCCCAAGCGGGTTGCGGGGCTCAGGGGGTAA